One window of Acidobacteriota bacterium genomic DNA carries:
- the lpxK gene encoding tetraacyldisaccharide 4'-kinase → MNPYAPPAVLAPVLRPAAWLYGLATAWRNRQYEAGTRPTEQLAHPVLAVGNLTVGGTGKTPVVAHLAAELQRRGWRPAILSRGYRRRGERGEAVAVVSDGTIIRLGPEDAGDEPVLLARRLPGVPVLCHRRRGIAGRWAEANLSVNLFILDDGFQHLALDRDCNLLLLDGAEPLGNGRLLPAGPLREHPRGMRRADLILFTRCAAPAVALPPDVARHACSVPVFSSDFVPAGLVDGDARAAGALDALRGRRAVAFCGLARPETFFGILESAGIALIARLAFADHQIYDAAARERIAAACRRDTPDVLLTTEKDLVKLPPEAWPCPLRAVSIAVHVHQPSWLDAIEARLTARQSGK, encoded by the coding sequence ATGAATCCGTATGCTCCGCCCGCGGTGCTCGCCCCCGTCCTCCGTCCCGCTGCCTGGCTCTACGGCCTGGCTACGGCGTGGCGCAACCGGCAATATGAAGCCGGGACACGGCCAACGGAGCAGTTGGCGCACCCGGTGCTTGCGGTGGGCAACCTTACCGTGGGTGGGACGGGCAAGACGCCGGTGGTGGCGCACTTGGCGGCCGAGCTCCAGCGGCGCGGCTGGCGCCCGGCCATCCTCAGCCGCGGCTATCGCCGGCGGGGTGAACGCGGCGAGGCGGTTGCGGTGGTGTCCGACGGCACGATCATCCGCCTCGGTCCCGAGGACGCGGGAGACGAACCGGTGCTGCTGGCGCGGCGCCTGCCCGGCGTCCCGGTGTTATGCCATCGCCGCCGCGGTATCGCCGGCCGCTGGGCCGAGGCCAACCTGTCCGTGAACCTGTTCATCCTGGATGACGGGTTTCAACACCTGGCGCTCGACCGGGACTGCAACCTGCTACTGCTTGACGGCGCCGAGCCGTTGGGCAACGGCCGGCTTCTGCCCGCCGGTCCGCTGCGGGAGCACCCCCGCGGCATGCGCCGGGCGGATTTAATCCTGTTCACCCGCTGCGCGGCGCCCGCCGTCGCGCTGCCGCCGGACGTGGCGCGCCATGCTTGCAGTGTGCCCGTTTTCTCCTCGGACTTCGTCCCGGCCGGCCTCGTGGATGGAGACGCGCGGGCCGCCGGTGCGCTCGATGCTCTCCGCGGCCGACGGGCCGTGGCCTTCTGCGGCCTGGCCCGCCCCGAGACGTTTTTCGGGATACTGGAATCGGCCGGGATCGCCCTCATCGCCCGACTGGCCTTCGCCGATCACCAGATTTACGACGCCGCCGCCCGCGAGCGAATCGCGGCGGCCTGCCGACGCGACACGCCCGACGTGCTCCTCACCACCGAGAAAGATCTCGTGAAGCTGCCCCCGGAGGCCTGGCCGTGTCCCCTCCGCGCTGTTTCCATCGCCGTGCACGTTCACCAACCCAGCTGGCTGGACGCCATCGAGGCCCGACTGACCGCCCGGCAGTCCGGAAAATAG